The following DNA comes from Silurus meridionalis isolate SWU-2019-XX chromosome 14, ASM1480568v1, whole genome shotgun sequence.
ATCTACAATAATGAAATTGTTGAATAAACATTTACGAGGAGTCCCAGTGGTGCATTGGTCAGTATTAATACGTCGCAGCTCCAGCGTCTCCAGCTTGATCCCGAGTTTCCATGCATATTTTCCCACAAGGGTTTCCTCATGGTTCTTTGGTTTCCTCTGACCTCCTACAAATTGCCACCTAGGTGATTTTGATGGGCTGGGATCCCTTTCATGCCTTGCTTTCAGTGTTCCTTGGAAAATCTTTAGATTTACTGTCACCCTTGTCCATGTCCAAAACTTTAATTGGAAATGTGAACAAAACCCATCCTAGtgctatttgaaaaaaaaagttgtataaTGTACAACAAAAGCAATTGTGTTGTAATGCAAACTCACAAACCATCAAATACAGATCTATGTAGCCAGGTTTGACCTTAGGCCAAAGGTTTATGCTTCTTTACTAAAGGGTTTTTTTGACACATGTGAGAAGTGCGTCACACAGTGCAGTTATACTTTCATTGCAGCTTTGAAACCATGGTTAGATGCATGTGAAGTTGAAAACATACTTCACACtagtttgttgccaaaagcaACAGACAATGTCCAGCCAATGCATTGCAAACACACAGTTCCAGTGTACGTACTTACATGCAGACTTAGTtattacagtgaggaaaataagtatttgaacaccctgctattttgcaagttctcccacttagaaatcatggtgggatctgaaattgtcatcgtaggtgcatgtccactgtgagagacataatctaaaaaaaaaaatccataaatcacaatatatgatttttaaactatttatttgtatgatacagctgcaaataagtatttgaacacctgtctatcagctagaattctgaccctcaaagacctgttagtctgcctttaaaatgtccacctccactacatttattatcctaaattagatgcacctgtttgaggtcgaaagacacctgtccaccccatacaatcagtaagaatcaaactactaacatggccaagaccaaagagctgtcgaaagacactagagacaaaattgtacacctccacaaggctggaaagggctacggggaaattgccaagcagcttggtgaaaaaaggtccactgttggggcaatcattagaaaatagaagaagctaaacatgactgtcaaactccctcggactggggctccatgcaagatctcacctcgtggggtctcaatgatcctaaggaaggtgagaaatcagcccagaactacacgggaggagctggtcaatgacctgaaaagagctgggaccaccgtttccaaggttactgttggtaatacactaagacgtcatggtttgaaatcatgcatggcacggaaggttcccctgcttaaaccagcacatgtccaggcacgtcttaagtttgccattgactatttggatgatccagaggagtcatgggagtaagtcatgtggtcagatgagactaaaatagaacttttgggtcataattccactgaacatgtttggaggaagaagaatgatgagtaccatcccaagaacaccatccctactgtgaagcatgggggtggtagcatcatgccttgggggtgtttttctgcacatgagacagggcgactgcactcgattaaggagaggatgaccggggccatgtattgcgagattttggggaacaacctccttccctcagttagagcattaaagatgggttgaggctgggtcttccaacatgacaatgacctgaatcacacagccaggataaccaaggagtggctctgtaagaagcatatcaaggttttggcatggcctagccagtctccagacctaaacccaaaaaataatctttggagggagctcaaactctgtgtttcccagcgacaggccagaaacctgactgatctagagaagatctgtgtggaggagtgggccaaaatccctcctacaatgtgtgcaaacctggtgaaaaactacaggaaatgtttgacctttGTAAtagcaaacaaaggctactgtaccaaatattaacattgactttctcaggtgttcaaatacttatttgcagctgtatcatacaaataaatagttaaaaaatcatacattgtgatttctggattttttttttagattatgtctctcacagtggacatgcacctacgatgacaatttcagacccctccatgatttctaagtgggagaacttgcaaaatagcggggtgttcaaatacttattttcctcactgtaggtTGGTTACaagcttttttattcttttgaaaTTAGATcactttatgttaaaaaaacccagttttttttaaaaagatctcTAACCCTATGACCATAACCCCAACCCCAtgggtttatatttattatatttatgttatgTGAAAGgtcacatttgttttatttatctatgttttaAGCTTTTTCGATAATTATTGGTCTTTTATGGTGTATTCTCATCtaattatattctttatttgaaaAACAAATAGTGAAGTAGAgctattatttttctattcGTTTTTGGTATCTTATAACAAATATTTCTGCCTAATGCAATTCtatattttatctttgtttactttttacacCTTTATGTCTTATTAGAAACAATATTGGATAATACTGATGTAATTAATCACATGTAGCAACCTGTAAAGCAAACCAGCTATTTGCctgccacatgtggttcttccctaaaatattaccacaaagtaggaggcatacaattgtatcagatgtcTTTGGTAGCGGTAAATTTACACTTCACTTgatctagaagacccaaactggttccagcattacaatgcccccGTGTACATAAAGCGAAATCCATGcagatacatgggttggagtggaaggtctTGAGTGACCTGGTATAGAGCTTTGTCCTCTACCCAGCTGGATGAATTGGAAtcctgactgcaacccaggccttctcaccctacatcagtaccttactttactaatgcccttgtggttgaatgagcacaaatcttcacaaccacacttcaaaatctagtgaaacatcttctggTTGGTGGAgtatattataacagcaaatgggactaaatgtggaatggaatggttaaaaaacatacaactattatagtcaggtgtttacaaacttttgtcaatatagtgaatattttcagacttcagtgtttcttttaaaattatttatccAGTGATCTCTGGTTACATTACTGGTCAGGGTTACAGTAAATCTAGAAGGCAGAAACACTGCCACTCCCTGAATGGTATCCACTGTGCAACCTATTTGTAAAACCATAAACAGTAATAACTGGCAAAATTTACAGTGGAAAGTAACACATTGATTATTTGTTGTCTCTATTAGAGCGAGGAAAGTTAATAAACacttatatattgttttatgatgtaactgtaaaatattttttttattttatgatatgAAATCTGTTACTCTGTTTTCTTAGattccaattcattcatttgttttaagTAAATACTACATTTATGAAACAACATGGTGTTGCTACAAACCTACTGTAATTTAATTTTCAGTGAAATAGAATTCTATTGAATTTTTTGGTGAATGAGACATTTAAGATGTGCTTGTTGGattattattcaataatttCTTCATTGCAATATGTCATTATCTGCATATAtgtactttacatttatttaaatgcagctAGTGGtcacacataaaaaaatctaacaaatacaaataaaatatgcttttatattttaaatattttgtaatttggAGCAAAAATGTAGAGTTGCAGATTGTGACTGTTACTGTGATTGTTCTGTATCATAATGGCCACTGCAAACATTAGAGGACCAGACCCACTTACCCTGTTTAAGAGTAGACTgctttgtttaataataataataataaaaaacgttTAAATATCAATCATGTCATCATCTTAATTCTTTCAAATATTGTATTGATGAGATGCAGTAATGAGAGAGATTTTTTAAGTCACtttgtgacagacagacagacagacaaagctTCTTTACTGTTATATCTTAtttctcttgctttctttcattAGACGCActggcaatttttttatttattatatatttatttgcaaatgtttttaacaatagacattctGAAATCTCACATTTTTAAATTATGCCTTCATAAAGCACAGAATGAaagacaatcttttttttttttgccccggTATCCATAATATATTAAACAGAATTTATTCAGCTCCAATACGCCCCTGCAATAAATTAAAGTTACAGGCTATGACTAGGCAAGAGACCTTTTCTACATAATTCTGTTTGCCTAATGGTAGATATTCTAAAGCAAAGGCCAGGAATTGTCGGGTCAATTATAGTGCACTAGGTGCAGGATTGCATTAAAAGCCATTTCCATTGCTGGTTTAATTTTGAGGTGTTCGTATTCCAAAGCCTGTGGGGATGTTGATATGCCGGATACATATTAATACAGTGATGTTGTTAACATGCCAGACCTTAGTGCAGtataaatcttgtttttttatgcagcCAATTTAGTTGAAAATAGGCTACGGTGACAAGATAATATGCCCAGTGGATGGCCATCTGCTGGGAGAGATATCTGATACAACTATTTCATCTTCTGACTCATTCTATGCACCAGTGGGAGGGGAGAAATATTCTACCCAGCCTCATATTCTACCCACCCATGATAGGTGTTGACCAATTATAGTGCTATACTGTTGTGAAAGCACAAGACTCAGAATGATTTCTGTTGCCAAAATTATACAAAGTTTGTGTTCCATAATATGTGAGAAAAAACTGGATACATGGATATGACTATTCTCTCACATTGTTCTTTCCTCTCCACCTAGGCAAAATTTCACATTCAAGAATGCCAGGAAACTGACTGAGAAGCAGAATGGATCTTTGGATATTTCCATCTTTGCTCCCAAACTTGTCAGAGTCTTTAATATATGAGAGCTTCATGTTGGGCAATGATTCGGATGAGAGCTTAAGGAATGCCACTGACCACAGCTTAACCAATACCAGCACAGTAGTCatcacttttatttactttgcagTTTGTGCTGTAGGGCTTAGTGGCAATGCTCTGGTAATTTATGTCATCTTGCGTTATGCCAAGATGAAGACAGTCACCAACATCTACATTCTCAATTTGGCTGTGGCTGATGTGCTTTTCATGATGAGCCTTCCCTTCATTGCCATCCAGTTAGCCCTGGTTCACTGGCCCTTTGGGGCAGTGTTGTGTCGTGTGGTCATGACTGTGGACTCTCTCAATCAGTTCACCAGCATCTTCTGTTTGATGGTAATGAGCATCGATAGATACTTGGCAGTTGTGCATCCTATCAAGTCCACCAAGTGGAGAAAGCCAAGAATGGCCAAGACCATCAACGTGGCAGTGTGGGGAGTGTCCTTGCTGGTCAACTTGCCCATCATCATCTACAGCAGCTTGATTACCAAGCCAGGTGGTTGTTTCTGCACCATTGTGTGGCCTGAGCCACAGGAGGCCTATTACACAGCCTTCATGTTCTACACTTTCTTTCTGGGCTTCTTTCTGCCATTACTAGTCATTTGCATGTGCTACCTGCTCATCATCATAAAAGTAAAATCATCTGGAATACGTGTAAGCTCCTCCAAACGGAAGCGTTCAGAAAGGAAGGTGACCCGCATGGTTTCCATTGTGGtagctgtgtttgtgttttgctggCTTCCGTTTTATGTCTTCAATGTGACTTCTGTGACTGGCACCATAAGCACCACACCCATCTTGAGGAGTACCTTTGCCtttgtggtggtgctgggatatgCTAACAGCTGTGCCAATCCGATACTTTATGCCTTCTTGTCTGAGAATTTCAAGAAGAGCTT
Coding sequences within:
- the LOC124396671 gene encoding somatostatin receptor type 2-like, translating into MDLWIFPSLLPNLSESLIYESFMLGNDSDESLRNATDHSLTNTSTVVITFIYFAVCAVGLSGNALVIYVILRYAKMKTVTNIYILNLAVADVLFMMSLPFIAIQLALVHWPFGAVLCRVVMTVDSLNQFTSIFCLMVMSIDRYLAVVHPIKSTKWRKPRMAKTINVAVWGVSLLVNLPIIIYSSLITKPGGCFCTIVWPEPQEAYYTAFMFYTFFLGFFLPLLVICMCYLLIIIKVKSSGIRVSSSKRKRSERKVTRMVSIVVAVFVFCWLPFYVFNVTSVTGTISTTPILRSTFAFVVVLGYANSCANPILYAFLSENFKKSFQNVLCLKKVGGLDEIDHSDSRQDKTRMNPSETQSTLLNGDLQTSI